A DNA window from Halomonas zincidurans B6 contains the following coding sequences:
- a CDS encoding polysaccharide export protein → MKIKMRNWWSVIVLLSMTVTAGCAFAPGGDIAYDSEEDVALDDKVDIVPITPELIATYRGRMNGIKAQSMTPELRNKIDSYQYDVGPGDVLSIIVYDHPELTIPAGSERSAAETGTVVHADGTLYYPYIGRVKVEGKTVNQIRDIIARRLSTYITDPQVEVNVAAYRSKRVYVSGAVGNPGMLPITNVPMTVLDAISQAGGPSATANWHDVTLNRGSEEIELSLFKMLKQGDLTQNRLLYAGDVLYVPSAENENVAVLGQVRNAGNIQVGNERLTLTSALARAGGVIETRAEPSGIFVIRGNPQGSEKLATVYQLDITNAVALNMGTYFPLEPQDVVYVTAAPLARWNNVISLLLPSVTLPGSVANSSNEIGDL, encoded by the coding sequence ATGAAAATAAAGATGCGTAACTGGTGGTCCGTTATCGTCCTTCTTTCCATGACCGTAACGGCGGGATGCGCCTTCGCGCCGGGGGGAGATATCGCTTACGATTCCGAAGAAGACGTTGCCTTGGACGATAAGGTCGATATCGTACCTATCACGCCCGAACTCATCGCGACATACCGTGGACGGATGAACGGCATCAAGGCGCAAAGCATGACTCCGGAGTTACGTAACAAGATCGACTCCTATCAGTACGATGTGGGCCCCGGAGATGTACTGAGCATCATCGTCTACGATCACCCCGAACTCACCATACCCGCAGGTAGCGAGCGTAGCGCCGCGGAGACCGGCACCGTCGTGCATGCCGACGGCACGCTCTACTATCCTTATATTGGCCGGGTGAAAGTCGAGGGTAAGACCGTCAACCAGATCCGCGACATCATTGCCCGGCGCCTATCCACTTACATTACCGACCCCCAGGTTGAGGTCAACGTCGCTGCCTATCGCTCCAAGCGGGTATACGTCAGCGGTGCGGTCGGCAATCCTGGAATGCTGCCAATCACCAACGTGCCGATGACCGTGCTCGATGCCATCAGCCAGGCGGGAGGGCCGAGCGCAACCGCTAACTGGCATGACGTCACTCTGAACCGCGGTAGCGAGGAGATCGAATTGTCGCTGTTCAAGATGCTGAAACAGGGTGACCTGACCCAGAACCGTCTGCTCTATGCCGGCGATGTGCTGTACGTGCCTTCCGCGGAAAATGAGAATGTCGCAGTGCTGGGTCAAGTGCGTAACGCCGGCAACATCCAGGTGGGCAACGAGCGTCTGACGTTGACCTCCGCCCTGGCGCGTGCCGGTGGCGTGATAGAAACCCGTGCCGAGCCTTCGGGTATCTTCGTGATTCGCGGTAATCCGCAGGGTAGCGAGAAACTTGCCACCGTCTATCAGTTGGACATCACGAACGCCGTGGCACTGAACATGGGAACTTACTTCCCGCTGGAGCCGCAGGACGTAGTCTACGTCACGGCAGCACCGCTGGCACGTTGGAACAACGTCATCAGCCTCCTGTTACCGTCGGTGACCTTGCCCGGTTCGGTCGCTAATTCATCGAACGAAATTGGCGATCTGTAA
- a CDS encoding phosphotyrosine protein phosphatase → MFETILVVCRGNICRSPVGAALLGTHLPGRRIASAGLAVGQLEGHGVAPFARELAEADGLLVDTHRARQIHREMIESADLVLVMSEGQRRHIGELSPAAIGKTMLFGRWLPDGSVQGYEIPDPYRKSREAFVHVHQLLICAADTWRAKLRDCPPL, encoded by the coding sequence ATGTTCGAAACAATACTCGTGGTGTGCAGAGGCAATATCTGTCGCAGCCCGGTCGGCGCCGCTTTGCTCGGGACGCACCTGCCGGGACGACGGATAGCCTCGGCGGGGCTCGCCGTGGGTCAGCTCGAAGGTCACGGTGTCGCTCCCTTCGCCAGAGAGTTGGCCGAGGCCGATGGGCTGCTAGTCGACACGCACCGGGCGCGACAGATTCACCGCGAGATGATCGAATCCGCCGACTTGGTGCTGGTCATGAGCGAAGGCCAGCGTCGACATATCGGCGAACTCTCGCCGGCTGCGATCGGCAAGACCATGCTCTTCGGACGCTGGCTCCCGGATGGCAGTGTTCAGGGATACGAAATTCCCGACCCCTACCGCAAGAGCCGTGAGGCCTTCGTTCACGTTCATCAGTTATTGATCTGTGCCGCCGACACCTGGCGAGCCAAACTCAGGGACTGCCCCCCGCTATGA
- a CDS encoding polysaccharide biosynthesis tyrosine autokinase, with protein sequence MSSEQPFPAVARSTASSDEIIDLGRLFGLLVDNKWKILFVTLLFALGGIVYVLLATPIYQGDALVQVEKTGGPGNSQEEAAALLGKEGPSSAAQMEILQSRLILGRAVYQVNLDTVVKPVTPPVLGDALIRYAIPRPAFAQGRPEIWANEEIRVESLSVGPEAIGQPLTFEVLDEGRYRLLNEEGQPLGTGIVGEMLQIQSPWIELEVGDIQAPPGAQFIVMKRSRQAAIGSLKSRFTVAQKGTDTGVLELTLTGPDPAEINTTLDAITEVYLAQNIARQAAEAEQSLAFLEKQMPKVRDQLKEAEDRLNLYRSEQDSVNLTLETQNMLTGMVDVEARLNELQMQESELSRRYTPNHPVYAALLEKKAQLQREQANLEQRTANLPETQQQILRMTRDVEVTQQIYVQLLNRMQELNIAKAGTVGNVRIIDSAVVGGGPIAPKAMTIVLLFTVLGAMLATGAVIIRGLLNRGIENPEQLEELGLPVYATIPLSEDQLKLFKRIKHRHDKTGKPVNSGLLAKLNPTDTAVEALRGLRTSMHFAMLDAANNCLMITGPSPEIGKSFVSSNLAVVCAQAGQRVLLIDADMRKGTIHHAFNDRSEAGLSEVLSGRLDLQHAIRASELEGLYYMSRGIVPPNPSELLMQQSFTELLHQVSAQYDLVIIDTPPTLAVTDAAIVGKQVGTSLLVARFEMNPPREVRIALRRLQNAGVEVKGCILNAMERKAAASYGYGDYSYSYK encoded by the coding sequence ATGTCTTCAGAACAACCCTTCCCGGCGGTGGCAAGAAGCACGGCCTCAAGCGATGAAATCATCGACTTGGGGCGCCTGTTCGGATTGCTGGTGGACAACAAATGGAAGATCCTCTTCGTCACGCTCCTGTTCGCCCTCGGTGGCATAGTCTACGTGCTGCTGGCGACACCCATCTATCAGGGCGATGCGCTGGTCCAGGTGGAGAAGACGGGAGGTCCCGGTAACAGCCAAGAAGAAGCGGCCGCATTGCTTGGCAAAGAGGGGCCCAGTTCCGCCGCCCAGATGGAGATATTGCAGTCGCGCTTGATTCTCGGGCGGGCGGTATACCAGGTCAATCTGGATACGGTGGTGAAGCCCGTGACACCTCCGGTACTGGGCGATGCGCTGATTCGCTACGCTATCCCGCGCCCCGCATTCGCCCAGGGTCGGCCGGAAATCTGGGCTAACGAGGAGATCCGGGTCGAGTCGCTGAGTGTAGGGCCGGAGGCCATTGGCCAGCCGCTGACGTTCGAGGTGCTGGATGAAGGCCGTTACCGTCTATTGAATGAGGAAGGTCAACCTTTGGGGACGGGCATCGTAGGGGAAATGCTGCAGATTCAATCGCCCTGGATCGAGCTCGAAGTCGGTGATATCCAGGCGCCTCCGGGTGCCCAGTTCATTGTGATGAAGCGCAGTCGGCAAGCGGCCATCGGCTCTCTCAAGTCGCGCTTCACAGTGGCTCAGAAGGGTACCGATACGGGAGTTCTGGAGCTGACGCTGACGGGCCCAGATCCCGCCGAGATCAACACCACGCTGGATGCGATTACCGAAGTGTATTTGGCGCAGAACATTGCGCGCCAGGCGGCTGAGGCAGAACAGAGCCTGGCATTTCTCGAAAAGCAAATGCCCAAAGTGCGCGATCAGCTGAAGGAGGCGGAAGATCGCCTGAATCTTTACCGGTCAGAACAGGACAGCGTCAATCTCACCCTCGAAACCCAGAATATGCTGACCGGCATGGTGGATGTCGAGGCTCGCCTGAACGAACTGCAGATGCAGGAGTCCGAGCTGTCGCGGCGCTACACGCCCAATCATCCGGTCTACGCCGCACTTCTGGAGAAAAAGGCGCAACTTCAGCGCGAGCAGGCCAATCTCGAGCAGCGTACCGCCAACCTGCCCGAGACCCAGCAGCAGATCCTGCGTATGACGCGCGATGTGGAAGTCACCCAGCAGATTTACGTTCAACTGCTCAATCGCATGCAGGAGCTCAACATCGCCAAGGCCGGCACCGTGGGCAACGTGCGCATTATCGATTCGGCCGTGGTCGGGGGCGGCCCCATCGCGCCCAAGGCAATGACGATCGTACTGCTGTTCACCGTGCTTGGCGCCATGCTGGCAACGGGGGCAGTCATAATACGCGGCTTGCTCAACCGGGGTATCGAGAACCCCGAGCAGTTGGAGGAGCTGGGGCTGCCGGTCTATGCCACGATCCCGCTCTCCGAAGACCAGTTGAAACTTTTCAAACGCATCAAGCATCGCCACGACAAGACAGGCAAGCCCGTCAACAGTGGCCTGCTGGCCAAGCTCAACCCCACTGATACCGCCGTCGAGGCCTTACGCGGGTTACGCACCAGCATGCATTTCGCCATGCTGGACGCGGCCAACAACTGCCTCATGATCACTGGTCCAAGTCCCGAGATCGGTAAAAGCTTCGTCAGCTCCAACTTGGCGGTGGTATGCGCGCAAGCCGGTCAGCGAGTCTTGCTGATCGATGCCGACATGCGCAAGGGGACCATCCACCATGCCTTCAACGATCGTTCGGAAGCGGGGCTCTCCGAGGTCCTGTCCGGCAGGCTGGATCTGCAGCATGCAATTCGGGCCAGCGAACTGGAGGGGTTGTATTACATGTCGCGCGGTATCGTGCCGCCCAACCCGTCAGAACTGCTGATGCAACAGAGCTTTACCGAATTGCTTCATCAGGTAAGCGCACAGTACGACCTGGTGATCATCGATACGCCACCCACGCTTGCGGTGACCGATGCCGCCATCGTCGGCAAGCAGGTCGGTACCAGCCTGCTGGTGGCACGTTTCGAGATGAATCCGCCGCGGGAGGTCAGAATCGCCCTGCGGCGCCTGCAAAACGCGGGTGTCGAAGTGAAAGGATGCATTCTTAATGCCATGGAACGTAAGGCTGCGGCGAGCTATGGCTATGGCGATTACAGTTACTCCTACAAGTAA